From Bradyrhizobium sp. NDS-1, the proteins below share one genomic window:
- a CDS encoding ABC transporter ATP-binding protein, protein MLEVNGLVKRFGGFTAVNNVSFKVDQGEILGLIGPNGSGKSTIFNMLSGTLAPTSGSILFAGHEVAGLAPHRIINRGIGRTFQIPRPFRRLTIFENVALAGFYGQGRHSRIKAEEAAERSLAMVGLPTDRHASVDGLGAAGLKKLELAKALATAPKLLLADESLGGLDEAEMDQAADMLRNIRDELGITIIWVEHIMGVLMRVVDRVMVLDHGEKISEGLPSAVAGDPRVIEVYLGTDAETTQAAAAEARRRAGG, encoded by the coding sequence GTGCTGGAAGTGAACGGATTGGTGAAGCGGTTTGGTGGCTTCACCGCCGTCAACAACGTGTCGTTCAAGGTCGATCAGGGCGAGATCCTCGGTCTGATCGGCCCCAACGGCTCGGGCAAGAGCACGATCTTCAACATGCTCTCGGGTACGCTGGCGCCGACCTCCGGATCGATCCTGTTTGCCGGGCACGAGGTCGCGGGCCTTGCGCCGCACCGGATCATCAACCGCGGCATCGGCCGCACCTTCCAGATTCCTCGGCCTTTCCGCCGCCTGACCATCTTCGAGAATGTCGCGCTCGCCGGTTTCTACGGCCAGGGCCGCCACAGCCGTATCAAGGCGGAGGAAGCGGCCGAGCGATCGCTGGCGATGGTCGGCCTGCCGACCGATCGCCATGCGAGCGTCGATGGCCTGGGTGCCGCCGGTCTGAAGAAGCTCGAGCTGGCCAAGGCGCTCGCCACCGCGCCAAAGCTGTTGCTCGCGGACGAAAGCCTCGGCGGGCTCGACGAGGCCGAGATGGACCAGGCGGCCGACATGCTGCGCAACATCCGCGACGAGCTCGGCATCACCATCATCTGGGTCGAGCACATCATGGGCGTCCTGATGCGGGTCGTCGACCGCGTCATGGTGCTCGATCACGGCGAGAAGATCTCGGAGGGCCTGCCAAGCGCGGTCGCGGGCGATCCGCGCGTCATCGAGGTCTATCTCGGCACCGATGCCGAGACCACGCAAGCCGCGGCCGCCGAAGCGCGCCGCCGCGCGGGAGGTTAG
- a CDS encoding ABC transporter ATP-binding protein codes for MLELRGVNAGYGTFQALFDVSLDVNAGEAVGVIGPNGAGKTTLMRVISGLIRPSRGSIRMEGVDVVATPPHKIVSLGIAHVPENRRLFPQLTVDDNLKMGAFMKGAREHYAERLEVVFDLFPRLKERRHQMAGTMSGGEQQMCAIGRAMMSNPKLLLLDEPSAGLAPVVVQQVFELVKRIRASGLTVLIVEQNVQQVLKVVDRAYLIEAGTIRASGTSAEMLASDTVKEAYLGV; via the coding sequence ATGCTGGAGCTCCGCGGCGTCAATGCCGGTTACGGCACGTTCCAGGCGCTGTTCGACGTCAGTCTCGACGTCAATGCCGGTGAAGCCGTCGGCGTGATCGGCCCCAACGGCGCCGGCAAGACGACCCTGATGCGCGTCATCTCCGGCCTGATCCGGCCCTCGCGCGGATCAATCCGGATGGAAGGTGTCGACGTCGTGGCGACGCCGCCGCACAAGATCGTCAGCCTCGGCATTGCGCATGTACCGGAGAACCGGCGGCTGTTTCCGCAGCTCACGGTCGACGACAACCTCAAGATGGGCGCCTTCATGAAGGGGGCGCGCGAGCACTATGCCGAGCGGCTCGAGGTCGTGTTCGACCTGTTTCCGCGCCTGAAGGAACGCCGCCACCAGATGGCGGGCACCATGTCCGGCGGCGAGCAGCAGATGTGCGCGATCGGCCGCGCGATGATGTCCAACCCCAAGCTGCTGCTGCTCGACGAGCCGTCGGCGGGCCTTGCGCCGGTCGTGGTGCAGCAGGTGTTCGAACTGGTGAAGCGGATCCGCGCCAGCGGGCTGACCGTGCTGATCGTCGAGCAGAACGTGCAGCAGGTGCTGAAGGTGGTCGATCGCGCCTATCTGATCGAGGCGGGGACCATCAGGGCGTCCGGCACATCGGCCGAGATGCTGGCGAGCGACACCGTCAAGGAAGCGTATCTCGGGGTGTGA
- a CDS encoding branched-chain amino acid ABC transporter permease, whose protein sequence is MQAFLDIFDIYLLEAVINGILLGGVLALLALGLNLIFGVIDVTWICYAELVMIGMYAMYFMVQVYGVSYFVAAPFTILLVALLGAALHYLVIAPLLTAPPINQLLATGGVLFVLQSFATVAFGIDFRNLGIRLPVLAFGDMNFSYARLLSFLAALVGMVAVYLFMTRTFTGTAIRAISQDRQIMALMGVDTRRIYLITSALGGALAGLAACLLVLQYDVHPFVGLSFGPITFLICVLGGLGNFIGGFIAAFVFAEIISLGGLFSDLEWGYVLAFAFFIVMMFIRPAGLLARRR, encoded by the coding sequence ATGCAGGCGTTCCTGGATATTTTCGACATCTACCTGCTGGAAGCCGTCATCAACGGCATCCTGCTCGGCGGCGTGCTGGCACTGCTCGCGCTCGGACTCAATCTGATCTTCGGCGTGATCGACGTAACCTGGATCTGTTACGCCGAGCTCGTGATGATCGGCATGTACGCCATGTACTTCATGGTGCAGGTTTACGGCGTCAGCTATTTCGTCGCAGCGCCGTTTACCATCCTGTTGGTCGCGCTCCTCGGCGCCGCCTTGCACTACCTCGTGATCGCGCCGTTGCTCACCGCGCCGCCGATCAACCAGTTGCTCGCGACCGGCGGCGTTCTGTTCGTGCTGCAGAGCTTTGCCACCGTTGCCTTCGGCATCGACTTCCGCAATCTCGGCATCCGCCTGCCGGTGCTCGCCTTCGGCGACATGAATTTCAGCTACGCGCGGCTGCTGTCGTTCCTAGCCGCGCTGGTCGGCATGGTCGCCGTCTACCTGTTCATGACGCGGACCTTCACCGGCACCGCCATCCGCGCCATCTCGCAGGACCGCCAGATCATGGCGCTGATGGGTGTCGACACCAGGCGGATCTATCTCATCACCTCCGCGCTCGGCGGCGCGCTGGCCGGGCTCGCGGCCTGCCTGCTGGTGCTGCAATATGACGTGCACCCCTTCGTCGGTCTCTCCTTCGGGCCGATCACCTTCCTGATCTGCGTGCTCGGCGGCCTCGGCAATTTCATCGGCGGCTTCATCGCCGCGTTCGTCTTCGCCGAGATCATCTCGCTCGGCGGCCTGTTCTCCGATCTCGAATGGGGCTACGTGCTCGCCTTCGCCTTCTTCATCGTCATGATGTTCATCCGGCCCGCGGGCCTGCTTGCGAGGCGCCGATGA
- a CDS encoding branched-chain amino acid ABC transporter permease, which produces MMGQGRLAAWGIGLAALVALPFVYRDPYHLHILVLILIWSFAYTSWSMMGRFGLVSLGHGGFMGIGAYVTALLWNHLGVSPWIGIPVSMVAAGALALIVGYPCFRFRITGHYFVLVTLALSGIVLQVITATRDYTGGSLGYTPNRATGNRLLALQFDDKTTWYLIALGVWLFGIVVWHWVDRSMARYALEAISEDEDAAAAAGVDVTAEKLKITLLSAVMTALAGAIYCQYQMFITPDTVSGIAVSLQMVFAAIVGGLFVSLGPTFGAVITILLAESLRIGFGTKAVGWDNLVYGVLLVLFIIFLPKGILGSVLDRLKPQRKVSRAHEQEAVPVARPGT; this is translated from the coding sequence ATGATGGGACAGGGGCGGCTCGCAGCCTGGGGGATCGGATTGGCGGCGCTGGTTGCGCTTCCTTTCGTCTATCGCGATCCCTATCATCTGCACATCCTGGTGCTGATCCTGATCTGGTCGTTCGCTTATACGTCGTGGTCGATGATGGGGCGGTTCGGCCTCGTTTCGCTGGGCCATGGCGGCTTCATGGGGATCGGCGCCTATGTCACCGCGCTATTGTGGAATCATCTCGGCGTGTCGCCCTGGATCGGCATTCCCGTCAGCATGGTCGCGGCCGGCGCGCTGGCGCTGATCGTCGGCTATCCCTGCTTCCGTTTCCGCATCACCGGGCACTATTTCGTGCTGGTGACGCTGGCGCTGTCAGGCATCGTGCTCCAGGTCATCACGGCAACGCGCGACTACACCGGCGGCTCGCTGGGCTATACGCCGAACCGGGCAACAGGCAACAGGCTGCTGGCGCTGCAGTTCGACGACAAGACGACCTGGTACCTGATCGCGCTCGGGGTCTGGCTTTTCGGCATCGTGGTCTGGCATTGGGTCGACCGCAGCATGGCGCGGTACGCCCTGGAGGCGATTTCGGAGGACGAGGACGCCGCCGCCGCCGCCGGCGTCGACGTCACCGCGGAGAAGCTGAAGATCACGCTGCTCAGCGCGGTGATGACGGCGCTGGCGGGCGCGATCTACTGCCAGTACCAGATGTTCATCACGCCGGACACGGTCAGCGGCATCGCGGTGTCGCTCCAGATGGTGTTCGCGGCCATCGTCGGCGGTCTGTTCGTCTCGCTCGGACCGACCTTCGGCGCCGTAATCACCATCCTCCTGGCGGAATCCCTTCGCATCGGCTTCGGCACCAAGGCGGTCGGCTGGGACAATCTCGTCTATGGCGTGCTGCTGGTGCTTTTCATCATATTCCTTCCCAAGGGCATCCTTGGTAGCGTGCTCGACCGATTGAAGCCGCAACGCAAGGTGTCCCGCGCTCATGAGCAAGAAGCCGTCCCAGTCGCTCGCCCAGGAACTTGA